One genomic window of Punica granatum isolate Tunisia-2019 chromosome 1, ASM765513v2, whole genome shotgun sequence includes the following:
- the LOC116211935 gene encoding hornerin, whose product MDPRFPNLGFPANYSLNAFKNLSNSTWVRAMGGEHGMDTVLRLDSPASMFSEWPASRGVKRKWNLVDGTLGQQVGSSLSLGLGRSSSSSDSKASTATACTTVSSAKENEEESSMDLGLDFSLHLGNEGTPNSKRVASSSMKTLELHPKVDLKLSLSMGPSESDVTSIHQNYPLLTGSEAHNAEQGMTSLNRDASFVLNQVQPRKVNLGSIPVVAEHSASITTPKSSVTCTSGMTQNKPHRSSCSKTCQVEGCGKGARGASGRCISHGGGRRCQKPGCLKGAEGKTVYCKAHGGGRRCEFLGCTKSAEGRTDFCIAHGGGRRCSYEGGCTRAARGKSGLCIRHGGGKRCQMEGCTRSAEGLSGLCISHGGGRRCQYVGCTKGAQGSTMFCKAHGGGKRCTYIGCTKGAEGSTPFCKGHGGGKRCSFQGGGVCSKSVHGGTNFCVAHGGGKRCAVPGCTKSARGRTEFCVRHGGGKRCKFEGCGKSAQGSTDFCKAHGGGKRCSWGQPGSEHGTEATAPCNSFARGKTGLCNLHGGLVRDKRVHGGISVGPIVQEQVTKDVVAGEEMNIDVSEASSFRSQSSSKQSTQFTIEGGLPSAPVFAPEGRVHGGSLMAMLAGGLSLGMGSSKGLSGDHLEPDTGKSEHSMMPQSWL is encoded by the coding sequence ATGGATCCTAGGTTCCCCAATTTGGGTTTCCCAGCTAATTATTCCTTAAATGCATTCAAGAATTTAAGCAATTCAACTTGGGTTCGAGCAATGGGAGGTGAACATGGGATGGACACTGTCCTGAGGCTTGATTCCCCAGCTTCGATGTTCTCTGAATGGCCTGCATCCAGAGGTGTCAAACGCAAGTGGAATCTGGTTGATGGAACACTGGGCCAGCAGGTGGGCTCCTCACTGTCTCTTGGGCTGGGCCGATCTTCAAGTTCATCGGACAGCAAGGCGAGCACTGCAACTGCATGCACTACAGTGTCTTCTGCTAAGGAAAATGAGGAGGAGTCCTCAATGGATCTCGGGTTGGACTTTAGTCTGCACCTTGGGAATGAGGGGACCCCCAACTCCAAGAGAGTTGCTAGCTCTTCAATGAAAACACTGGAATTGCATCCTAAGGTTGACCTCAAGTTGAGTCTCTCAATGGGACCTTCTGAGTCTGATGTCACCAGTATCCACCAGAATTATCCTCTTTTAACTGGCAGTGAGGCCCATAATGCGGAGCAAGGAATGACTTCTCTGAACAGAGATGCTAGCTTTGTGCTGAATCAGGTTCAACCCAGGAAGGTAAATTTGGGTTCGATTCCAGTTGTTGCTGAACATTCTGCGAGTATAACTACCCCGAAAAGCTCGGTCACCTGCACTTCCGGGATGACTCAAAATAAACCCCATCGGAGCAGCTGCTCAAAGACTTGTCAGGTTGAGGGATGTGGGAAGGGGGCACGGGGAGCTTCAGGCCGCTGCATCTCCCATGGGGGTGGTCGGAGGTGCCAGAAGCCCGGATGTCTGAAGGGAGCAGAGGGCAAAACGGTTTACTGCAAGGCCCATGGAGGTGGCCGCCGCTGCGAGTTCCTTGGCTGCACTAAGAGTGCAGAAGGGCGGACTGACTTCTGCATTGCCCATGGTGGCGGCCGCAGGTGTAGCTACGAAGGCGGCTGCACCAGAGCTGCCCGAGGCAAGTCAGGGCTGTGCATCCGTCATGGTGGCGGCAAGAGGTGCCAGATGGAGGGTTGCACAAGGAGTGCGGAAGGCCTCTCTGGGCTCTGCATCTCGCATGGTGGTGGTCGTAGATGCCAGTATGTTGGATGCACGAAGGGAGCCCAGGGAAGTACCATGTTCTGCAAAGCCCACGGCGGGGGCAAGCGGTGCACATATATTGGCTGTACCAAGGGAGCTGAGGGGAGCACACCCTTCTGCAAGGGCCATGGAGGGGGGAAGCGGTGCTCCTTCCAGGGTGGGGGTGTATGCTCCAAGAGCGTCCATGGGGGTACAAACTTCTGTGTGGCCCATGGAGGAGGAAAGAGGTGCGCTGTGCCTGGGTGCACGAAGAGCGCGAGGGGAAGGACTGAGTTTTGTGTCCGACatggtggagggaagaggtGTAAGTTTGAAGGGTGTGGAAAGAGTGCCCAGGGGAGCACTGACTTTTGCAAGGCCCATGGAGGAGGGAAGAGATGCTCATGGGGCCAGCCAGGCTCGGAGCATGGGACCGAGGCCACTGCACCATGCAACTCCTTTGCTCGGGGCAAGACGGGCCTGTGCAACCTCCATGGCGGGCTTGTTCGGGACAAGAGGGTCCATGGAGGCATCAGTGTGGGGCCCATTGTGCAGGAGCAGGTTACAAAAGACGTCGTGGCCGGTGAGGAAATGAACATTGATGTCTCAGAAGCTAGTTCCTTCAGAAGCCAATCCAGCTCGAAGCAGTCTACTCAGTTCACCATTGAAGGAGGTTTGCCCTCTGCCCCGGTGTTTGCTCCTGAAGGAAGAGTGCATGGTGGGAGCCTTATGGCAATGCTGGCGGGCGGTTTATCTCTTGGCATGGGAAGCAGCAAAGGCCTCTCTGGTGATCATCTTGAGCCTGACACTGGGAAATCTGAGCATTCCATGATGCCCCAGAGCTGGTTGTAA
- the LOC116197215 gene encoding LOW QUALITY PROTEIN: potassium transporter 3-like (The sequence of the model RefSeq protein was modified relative to this genomic sequence to represent the inferred CDS: inserted 1 base in 1 codon), whose translation MVECENRRKDVLLLAYQSFGVIFADLAISPLYVYRVAFSGKLRHHQSEEVLFGAFSLIFWTLTLFSLLKYAVFMLSTDDNGEGGIFAVYSLLCRQAKFSLLPNYQAADEEISTYQNPQNCLTRTTPRSKRSTELLKKRKTVLLLLVLFSASMVVSSAVLTPAISVLSSVEGMRSRVKHFHNRLVFAVSCVLLVCLFVMQHCGTHKTTCALSPIMILWLLSIASIGVYNILVWNRSVLWALSPNYIYKFFHYTGKDGLLSLAGIMLCVTGSDAMFAYHGRFTAASIRMAFLCAAYPCLVLQYLGQAAFLSKNFQAFPTSFHASIPDPVFWPVYVLAILVAIIASQSVISGSCSIIKQSHAFGCFPRAKVLHTSRWTEGQLYIPELNWILMVLCLAITVGFRNINHIANAYGIAWITMTMVMTLLIALVIKLVWHKSLVLVVLFFVSYGLIETIFLISSWHGIPRGGWASLLISITFTFVMFVWHYATRKKFLYGQHNKVPMKWILSLGPNLGVIRVPGISLFFTELATGIPSSFTHFLDNLPVFYQVAVFFCVKTVPVPYVPLKERYLIGRIGPXSYRLYRCIIRNGYKDVNRKEDDFENDLILCLAEFVQLEAEGSRSVDRSTDGRMAVVGPTEKLGTRVETLDTSLVLGGGMKSAILHKLQARYMKESSELIHRRSVQFKVHGTMFKDPGVKEELLELVEAKGSGVTYIIGHSHVKAKSHSSFLKKFVINVAYSFLRKNSRSPSVVFNIPQVCLIEVGMNYHV comes from the exons ATG GTGGAATGTGAGAATCGGCGTAAAGATGTTCTCCTTCTTGCGTATCAAAGCTTTGGAGTAATATTTGCCGATTTGGCCATTTCCCCTCTTTACGTGTACAGAGTCGCATTCTCAGGAAAATTACGCCACCATCAGAGTGAAGAAGTGCTCTTCGGGGCATTCTCCTTGATCTTTTGGACTCTGACCCTTTTCTCATTGCTCAAATATGCAGTTTTCATGTTGAGCACAGACGATAATGGCGAAG GTGGAATTTTTGCTGTCTACTCTCTTCTCTGCAGACAAGCGAAGTTCAGTCTGCTACCCAACTACCAGGCAGCGGATGAGGAGATATCGACTTATCAGAACCCGCAAAATTGCTTGACAAGAACAACTCCACGCAGCAAAAGATCGACAGAGCTGCtcaagaaaagaaagacgGTTTTACTTCTCCTTGTCCTATTCAGTGCTTCCATGGTAGTTAGTTCTGCTGTCCTCACGCCCGCAATTTCCG TGTTGTCATCTGTCGAAGGGATGCGAAGTCGAGTGAAACACTTTCATAATA GACTGGTGTTTGCTGTTTCTTGTGTGCTACTTGTCTGTCTTTTCGTTATGCAACATTGTGGGACCCACAAGACGACCTGCGCACTCTCTCCGATCATGATCCTGTGGCTGTTATCCATAGCTTCTATCGGTGTCTACAACATTCTCGTCTGGAATCGAAGTGTCTTGTGGGCTCTTTCTCCCAATTACATCTACAAATTCTTCCATTACACAGGGAAAGATGGTCTGCTTTCTCTTGCAGGAATAATGTTATGCGTCACAG GAAGTGATGCCATGTTTGCCTACCATGGTCGATTTACTGCTGCGTCCATTCGG ATGGCATTCCTATGCGCCGCTTATCCGTGCCTAGTGCTTCAGTACTTGGGACAAGCTGCATTTCTCTCGAAGAATTTTCAGGCATTTCCCACCAGCTTTCACGCTTCAATTCCCG ATCCTGTCTTTTGGCCCGTCTACGTGCTGGCTATTTTGGTGGCCATCATTGCTAGTCAGTCGGTAATCTCTGGCTCGTGTTCAATAATCAAGCAGAGCCATGCCTTTGGATGTTTCCCTCGTGCCAAGGTTCTGCATACCTCGAGATGGACTGAGGGACAGTTATACATACCAGAATTGAACTGGATTCTCATGGTCCTCTGTCTGGCCATTACAGTTGGCTTTCGCAACATCAATCACATTGCAAATGCTTATG GCATTGCTTGGATTACAATGACAATGGTGATGACATTGCTAATTGCACTAGTGATCAAACTCGTGTGGCATAAGAGTCTCGTGCTTGTCGTTTTGTTCTTTGTATCTTACGGGCTGATTGAGACGATCTTCCTAATATCCTCGTGGCATGGAATCCCGAGAGGAGGATGGGCTAGTCTTCTGATATCGATCACATTTACATTCGTTATGTTCGTATGGCATTACGCCACAAGGAAGAAGTTCCTGTACGGCCAACACAACAAGGTCCCGATGAAGTGGATCCTCTCTTTGGGACCAAACCTCGGGGTAATTCGAGTCCCCGGAATCAGCCTCTTCTTCACAGAACTAGCCACTGGAATCCCATCCAGTTTCACTCATTTCCTGGACAACTTGCCGGTATTCTACCAAGTGGCAGTATTCTTCTGCGTAAAAACGGTTCCGGTGCCTTACGTCCCGCTGAAGGAGCGATACCTCATCGGGCGGATTGGCC AGTCTTATCGGCTGTACCGGTGTATTATCCGGAACGGGTACAAGGACGTGAACAGAAAAGAGGACGACTTCGAGAATGACCTCATACTGTGCCTGGCGGAGTTTGTCCAGCTCGAGGCAGAGGGCTCCAGATCTGTCGACCGGTCAACAGATGGTCGAATGGCTGTTGTGGGGCCCACGGAGAAGCTCGGGACGAGGGTGGAGACCTTGGACACATCGCTGGTCCTAGGGGGCGGGATGAAATCGGCCATCCTACATAAACTGCAGGCCAGGTACATGAAGGAATCCTCCGAGCTGATCCACCGCCGCTCCGTCCAGTTTAAGGTGCATGGGACGATGTTTAAGGACCCTGGAGTAAAAGAAGAGCTGCTCGAGCTTGTGGAGGCCAAGGGCTCCGGAGTGACGTACATAATCGGGCACTCACACGTGAAGGCGAAGTCGCACTCGTCGTTCTTGAAGAAGTTTGTGATCAATGTGGCCTACTCATTCCTGAGGAAGAACAGCAGGAGCCCTTCTGTGGTCTTCAACATACCTCAAGTGTGTCTAATTGAGGTCGGCATGAACTATCATgtgtaa
- the LOC116191905 gene encoding uncharacterized protein LOC116191905 yields the protein MLSSCYSHSLARRPLSSLPVHRLGVSARPRSLCPLTRSSRISYSTPSHAKNGWKISCFRHDSLSPESPIPDFVEHLLPEEPVKPELDKAVVVRKDWKTKFREAADGVVRAIGRPWSVPWTAETVIQVMVLWVATFWFIGTWVVPFAVHTAGFNKESLSFRGQALYSLLTDVAEGIAGISILRYCLSRYHPFPPDWFTFRLKGRWQLDLALGCLMFPLVNRLSQFNLDILPLLPSTPLTLSSVEQSILARDPMAMALYAVVVTICAPLWEEIVFRGFLLPSLTRYMPVWCAILVSSVAFALAHFSVQRMLPLIFLGIVMGVLFTRSRNLVPSMLLHSLWNAFVFLSLMR from the exons ATGTTGAGTTCCTGTTACTCTCACTCTCTTGCCCGACGGCCTCTGTCATCGCTGCCTGTTCATCGGCTCGGAGTTTCTGCACGACCCAGAAGCTTGTGCCCGCTTACGCGGAGCTCCAGGATCTCGTATTCAACTCCTAGTCATGCTAAAAAT GGTTGGAAAATTTCATGTTTCAGACATGATAGTCTTTCTCCTGAAAGTCCGATACCTGATTTTGTGGAACATCTTCTCCCAGAAGAACCAGTGAAGCCTGAGCTGGATAAAGCAGTTGTTGTTAGGAAGGACTGGAAGACAAAATTCAGAGAG GCTGCAGATGGGGTGGTTAGAGCAATTGGGAGGCCATGGTCAGTCCCATGGACTGCAGAGACTGTCATACAG GTTATGGTTCTCTGGGTGGCCACATTTTGGTTCATAGGGACCTGGGTGGTTCCCTTTGCAGTCCACACGGCGGGATTCAACAAGGAATCCTTGTCGTTCCGTGGACAGGCACTCTACAGCCTCCTGACGGATGTGGCTGAGGGCATAGCCGGAATTTCAATCCTCCGGTATTGCCTCTCGCGGTACCATCCCTTTCCACCTGACTGGTTCACATTCCGCCTCAAGGGCAGGTGGCAACTTGACTTGGCCTTGGGTTGCCTCATGTTTCCACTAGTCAACCGGCTGTCTCAGTTCAACCTTGACATATTGCCACTCCTGCCATCGACACCGTTGACCCTATCAAGTGTCGAGCAGTCGATCCTTGCACGGGACCCAATGGCTATGGCACTTTATGCAGTTGTGGTCACAATCTGTGCTCCCTTGTGGGAGGAAATAGTGTTCAGAGGCTTTCTTCTCCCATCATTGACGAGGTACATGCCAGTTTGGTGTGCCATTCTGGTGAGCTCGGTCGCATTCGCTTTAGCCCATTTTAGTGTACAGAGGATGTTGCCACTTATTTTTCTGGGGATAGTGATGGGTGTCCTGTTCACACGGTCAAGGAACTTGGTACCCTCCATGCTCCTGCATAGCCTCTGGAATGCATTCGTGTTCTTGAGCTTAATGAGATAA
- the LOC116207266 gene encoding cytochrome P450 CYP82D47-like — MRSNATTVDHGVQLPIQTEFVLPEHGMGFNLESPVLTQTLGFEILSYNYAIVGLSPYSPYWRHVRNISTLELLFTHRISLLRQACESEVLASVRDIYQEYRRKNASSISDLRAEPASLLLVDMKRWFGDITMNIMFKMIVGKRFHDDGEGDEEGRKALRDWVELIGRFVVSDGLPFLRWLNLGGHEKAMKKTAKELDLVVQRWLDEHKARRNLDGEAGAVKSEQDFMDVLLSNLDGNAEISSYDSDTINKALCLTMILAGTDTTIVTMTWATSLLLNHKEALKKVQQELETQIGRDRQVNESDLKNLPYLHSVIKETFRFYPALPLSIPHEAIEDCNISGYCVPKGTQLILNLYKIHRDPRMWPDPSDFQPKRFLTTHKDVDVRGQNFELIPFGSGRRMCPGVSLALQVISLALTSFLHAFIVQTPGDQAVDMEEAVGLTNLKSTPLEVLISPRVPEHVYCK; from the exons ATGAGGTCCAACGCCACAACTGttgatcacggggtccaactcCCCATACAAACAGAGTTCGTGCTACCCGAACACGGCATGGGATTTAACCTTGAGTCACCCGTTTTGACCCAA ACTCTGGGCTTCGAGATATTATCCTATAACTATGCGATTGTGGGCTTGAGCCCGTACAGCCCATATTGGCGCCATGTGCGAAATATTTCGACCCTGGAGCTGCTTTTCACCCATCGGATCAGCCTGCTCAGGCAAGCCTGCGAGTCTGAGGTTCTCGCCTCGGTGAGGGACATATATCAGGAATATCGAAGAAAGAACGCCAGTAGCATCAGTGATTTGAGGGCTGAACCAGCATCATTATTGCTCGTGGACATGAAAAGGTGGTTCGGGGACATCACTATGAATATAATGTTCAAGATGATTGTGGGGAAGCGGTTCCATGACGATGGCGAAGGCGACGAGGAGGGGAGGAAGGCCTTGAGGGACTGGGTGGAGCTCATAGGGAGATTTGTGGTGTCCGATGGGCTCCCGTTCCTAAGGTGGCTCAACTTGGGCGGTCATGAGAAGGCCATGAAGAAGACTGCCAAGGAGCTCGACCTGGTGGTGCAACGGTGGTTGGACGAGCACAAGGCTAGGAGGAACTTGGATGGGGAGGCTGGTGCCGTAAAGAGTGAGCAAGACTTCATGGATGTTTTGCTATCTAATCTCGACGGTAATGCAGAGATCAGCAGTTATGATTCTGATACCATCAACAAAGCTTTGTGCTTGACAATGATTTTAGCTGGCACAGACACTACAATAGTGACCATGACATGGGCCACTTCTTTGCTGCTGAACCACAAGGAAGCCCTAAAGAAGGTCCAGCAAGAACTCGAAACTCAAATCGGGAGGGACAGGCAAGTGAACGAATCGGACCTCAAGAACTTACCTTACCTCCATTCCGTCATCAAGGAAACCTTTAGGTTCTACCCTGCGCTGCCCCTATCCATCCCCCACGAGGCCATCGAGGACTGCAATATCTCGGGCTACTGTGTCCCCAAGGGCACCCAACTAATACTAAACCTATACAAGATACATCGTGACCCGCGTATGTGGCCTGACCCATCCGACTTCCAGCCTAAGAGGTTCCTGACCACCCACAAGGATGTCGATGTTAGGGGACAAAATTTTGAGCTCATACCTTTCGGGAGCGGGAGGAGAATGTGCCCTGGAGTCTCACTAGCCCTCCAAGTTATTAGCCTCGCGCTCACTTCCTTCCTTCATGCTTTCATTGTTCAGACGCCGGGGGACCAGGCAGTTGACATGGAGGAAGCTGTGGGGCTGACCAATCTCAAGTCCACCCCTCTCGAAGTTCTCATTTCTCCTCGGGTTCCCGAACACGTGTATTGTAAGTAG
- the LOC116211943 gene encoding aluminum-activated malate transporter 9-like, translated as MNGKKGSSNEKLEAEGDSNGGVWYSCKAWVRSVWEFGKEDPNRVIFSLKVGLAVLLVSLLILVRAPYEIFGVNIIWSILTVAIMFEYTVGSTFNKGFNRALGSLLAGILAVVAAQIALCSNRVFEPIIIGISIFLVGTVTSFMKLWPSLVPYEYGFRVILFTFCLIIVSGYRMGNPIRTAMDRLYSIAIGGIVAVLVNVLVFPIWAGEQLHKELVKGFDSVADSLEECVKKYLEDDGLDHPEFSKTVMDEFPDEPAYRRCRATLNSSTKLDSLAQSAKWEPPHGRFKHFFYPWSEYVKVGAVLRYCAYEVMALHGVLHSEIQAPHDMRVMFGAEIQEAAAQAAELVRRLGKDISDMNRTLKASLLKRVYASTERLQAAIDMQSYLLTSSSSYNDKLPSSKLDSDTNLNLNPPSETYHEMMRKTSRRLYSWPSREVDAYEEDAGVTASGVLPKMKALESTASLSLATFASLLIEFVARLDHLVDAVEELSSMAKFKSEVEL; from the exons ATGAATGGCAAGAAAGGGAGTAGCAATGAAAAGCTAGAAGCTGAGGGTGATAGCAATGGAGGGGTGTGGTACTCATGCAAAGCATGGGTGAGGAGTGTGTGGGAGTTTGGCAAAGAAGATCCCAACAGGGTGATATTCTCCCTGAAAGTCGGGCTCGCGGTCCTTCTCGTCTCTTTGCTCATATTGGTTCGAGCGCCCTACGAAATATTCGGCGTCAACATTATTTGGTCCATCCTAACTGTTGCCATCATGTTCGAGTACACAGTAG GTTCAACATTTAACAAAGGATTCAATCGAGCGCTTGGAAGCCTACTTGCGGGGATCTTGGCCGTTGTAGCAGCTCAAATTGCTCTATGTTCTAATCGGGTGTTTGAACCTATCATAATCGGAATCAGCATTTTTCTTGTTG GAACTGTGACATCCTTCATGAAGTTGTGGCCATCACTTGTGCCCTATGAATATGGGTTTCGAGTCATACTGTTCACCTTCTGCCTGATCATAGTCTCGGGTTACCGGATGGGTAATCCGATCAGAACGGCCATGGATCGGTTATATTCAATTGCAATTGGAGGTATAGTGGCAGTACTAGTGAATGTGCTGGTTTTCCCTATCTGGGCGGGGGAACAATTGCACAAGGAACTGGTCAAAGGATTCGACTCGGTTGCTGACTCACTTGAAG AATGCGTGAAGAAGTACCTAGAAGATGATGGCTTAGATCATCCGGAGTTCTCAAAGACTGTAATGGATGAATTTCCCGACGAGCCTGCGTACCGAAGATGCCGAGCCACCCTCAACTCCTCCACAAAATTAGATTCTTTG GCCCAGTCGGCAAAATGGGAGCCGCCCCATGGAAGGTTCAAGCACTTCTTCTATCCGTGGTCAGAGTATGTCAAGGTCGGCGCTGTTCTTCGGTACTGCGCGTACGAGGTCATGGCATTGCATGGTGTCCTCCATTCCGAAATTCAG GCACCACACGACATGAGAGTGATGTTCGGGGCGGAGATACAGGAGGCTGCAGCGCAAGCGGCAGAGCTTGTAAGGAGGCTAGGGAAGGACATCAGCGACATGAACCGCACTCTGAAGGCCTCCCTCCTCAAGCGGGTCTATGCCTCCACCGAACGCCTCCAGGCTGCCATCGACATGCAGTCCTACCTCCTCACCTCGTCCTCCTCCTACAACGACAAGCTGCCGTCCTCCAAGCTCGACTCTGACACCAACCTGAACCTGAACCCTCCGAGCGAGACCTACCACGAGATGATGAGGAAGACATCAAGGCGGCTCTACTCCTGGCCGTCCAGGGAGGTGGATGCCTATGAAGAAGATGCCGGAGTGACGGCCAGTGGTGTCCTGCCCAAGATGAAGGCACTCGAGAGCACAGCCAGTCTGTCCTTGGCGACTTTTGCATCACTGCTGATCGAGTTCGTGGCAAGGTTGGACCACCTGGTGGATGCGGTCGAGGAACTTTCCAGCATGGCCAAGTTCAAGTCTGAGGTCGAGTTGTAA